From the Solanum lycopersicum chromosome 10, SLM_r2.1 genome, one window contains:
- the LOC138338895 gene encoding probable LRR receptor-like serine/threonine-protein kinase At2g16250, with product MRHQMSFLCFMLFLLFDSTFSLSLSEERKALFLLRSTLGLRRNEWPRPRTVNPCTDWKGIRCKNGRVAEINISGFRRTNVGQDNPQFSVEALQNITFLERFNALNFKLPGPIPVWFGSIVAPSLQILDLRFCSITGLIPSSLGMLGNLTMVYLSNNAITGPLPMSLGQLWNLAVLDLSHNSLVGSIPSSFRYLDNLIMLDMSSNHLTGPIPPSVVTLPHLQYLNLFNNSFSYLSKD from the coding sequence ATGAGGCACCAAATGAGTTTTCTCTGTTTTATGcttttcttattatttgatTCTACATTTTCATTGAGTTTGAGTGAAGAGAGAAAAGCTTTGTTTCTATTGAGATCTACTTTAGGATTAAGAAGGAACGAATGGCCTAGGCCTAGAACGGTTAATCCATGCACCGATTGGAAAGGCATTCGTTGCAAAAATGGCCGTGTAGCTGAAATCAACATATCTGGTTTTAGACGTACCAATGTTGGTCAAGATAATCCTCAATTCTCTGTCGAAGCCCTTCAAAACATAACATTTTTGGAGAGATTTAACGCATTGAATTTTAAACTTCCAGGTCCTATTCCTGTATGGTTTGGATCTATAGTTGCACCTTCTTTACAAATTCTTGATCTTAGGTTTTGTTCAATTACTGGTCTTATTCCATCAAGTCTTGGCATGTTGGGTAATTTAACTATGGTTTACTTGTCCAATAATGCTATTACTGGACCCTTGCCAATGAGTTTGGGTCAATTATGGAATCTTGCTGTACTTGATCTTTCACATAATTCGCTCGTTGGTTCGATCCCTTCGTCGTTTAGGTACCTAGACAACCTTATTATGCTTGATATGTCATCAAATCATTTAACGGGGCCAATTCCTCCTAGCGTTGTGACATTGCCTCATTTGCAATACTTGAATCTTTTTAATAATAGTTTCTCTTATTTGTCAAAAGATTAA